The nucleotide window ggcgcccgggtggctcagttagtaagTGTCggcctctgctcaggtcatgatctcagggtcctgggatagagccctgcttcaggctccctgcttagtagggagtctgcttctccctctgcctctcccctctgctggtgctccctctctctctctctctctctcataaataaataaataaataaataaataaataaataaataaataaataaatgcatgcctTGAGAATGGAACATAGTTTTGtgaagggttttttgtttgttttttaaaggtcgggtacacaaatattttataagtattttaaatttatgatttttgACTGCTCTAGGAAGAAATCCATTGTAAGAGTGACTTAGAGTGTCTCCCCTGCAACAGAGCAGGGCACTGGGGACACACTAATGGACAGGAGGAAAGTATTTCCTGTCCTCATAAAGCTGACTTGCTGGGCCATTTCTGGCCAAGAGGGTTAGCCATACTCATACCTGTCATTGCAAAAGGTCACATTCTCTTCATAACCCTAACTCATGATCGCTTTTCTAGTGGATGGACCACCTTCAGTCACTGAGATTGTCCATAGGTCTTGGCCTGGGTCTTCCAACTTCCTGGCCCCTAAAAGGAAAATCTCAGTCCCAGGCAGAAGGAATGCAGAGCTCAGAGTCCCGTCGTCACCACACATAACCTGTCCAGActtttctcctcctgcctcctgcagaTCTGACATGGTCTGGGAGGTTAAGAAGTGTTTGAACCCTAGAATATCCCCATGTCAGTAGAAGGTCTGACTCCAGGTTCCAGAACTGCAAAGCAGTGTGGTGTTCGGCAAGTATCTTAGTCTCTGcaagcctccttttccctcctctgtaaCGTGGACACGGTAATCCCCCACGTAGCAGGGTGGCCCTGAGAATCAGTGAGCACACAGCCGGTGCTCAAGTCTCTTTTGTGTTCCCAGGAATACCAGTGGGGGGTTTCTGAGCATCGATCCCACGGGCCCAGCCTGGGAAAGCACCTTCACGCCAAAGAATGCAAGTGACCAGCCCTTTCTGCAAACCCCCAACGTGCAGACCGTGATCACGGCCTCGCTGAGCCTCACATTTGCCCTAGGTGGGCTGGCAGGAAACGTGATCGTGCTCTGGTTCCTGGGCTTCCGCATGCGGAGGAACGCCTTCTCCGTCTACATCCTCAACCTGGCAGGAGCCGACTTCCTCTACCTCTCCTTCCAGACCGTATATTCCCTGGAGCAACTCGTCAACTTCCACTCCACGCCCCTCGCGATCCCCAGCTTCTTCACCACCGTGTGGACCTTCGCCTACATCGCGAGCCTGAGCATTCTCAGTGCCATTAGCCTGGAGCGCTGCCTGTCGGCCCTGTGTCCCATCTGGTACCGCTGCCACCGCCCAAAACACACGTCAGCTGTGATGTGCGCCCTGCTCTGGGCCCTGTCTCTGCTGCTCAGCATCCTGGAGGGGCAGTACTGTGGCTTCCTGTTTCTGGATTTGGACTATGGTTGGTGTCGGGCATTTGACTTCATCACCGCCACCTGGCTCATCTTCTTATTTGTGCTTCTCTCTGGCTCCAGCCTGGCCCTGCTGACCAGACTGCTGTGCAGCTCCCAGCGGGTGCCGCTGACCAGGCTGTACGTGACCGTGGTCCTTACGGTACTGGCCTTCCTCCTCTGCGGCCTGCCCTTTGGCATTCACTGGTTCCTCTTATTTTGGATTCAGACGAGGTCTCATGTCATCCTCTGGCATCTTTATCTGGTTGCGCTTGTCCTGTCCTGTGTCAACAGCTGTGCCAACCCCGTCATTTACTTCTTCGTTGGCTCCTTTAGACAGCGGTGGCCACGGCGACAGAAGACCCTCAAGATGGTCCTCCAGCGGGCTCTGCAGGACGTAACCGGAGGGGATGACAGTGAAGTCAGCAGCCCTCAGGAACATCTGGAGATGTCGGGAAACAGTCTGGTATTCTGACTCAGAGCCTCCTCCGTCGGATAAATGGTGGCTTTGAGAGCCAACTTTCTCCCCATCAGTTTGGAGGGTTTTCTGGACTTCTCTCAGCCTCTGGGCACTCCGATCTTAAGACCTTAAGGTTTTCAGATATAGCTTAAGTTTGAGATAACGATCCTCCGCATGAGGACTGGGACAGCACCCGTCAAGCAGGCACTGAGTGCAGCGGCTCAAGGACCGCCTGGACCAGGGCCTTCACACCATCCCAAGCTTTGTCAACTCTGGGGTCCCCTTCTGAAGAATCCCACCTTCAGCGGAGGCTGAAAGCAGTGCAGGAAAGGTCTAGATTTATTTGGTCACTGCACTCAGGACGGACTAGGAGAACATTCCATCACAAGTGTCTGTGGTCACCCTCCTGTCATCTGTctccataaaattaaaagaattaaagtgCAGTCTGGCCCCAAAGAGTAATTTTCTTTGATTTGGCAAGGCCCTAGAATATCTCCCTAGTTTAATGAATGCTTACTGAATAAATGACttaatgcatgaataaatgaTGGATTTTTAAACCGAGCCTGTGCTAAACATCCATTTACCAGATGTGAGTCACCGTCTGTTTCTTCCTTGCACCATTTCCAGTTTGTGCAAGCACAAAGCCGGACAAATCGATGTCAAAGCGCACTTAAGGTTTGAAGTAGGTTGTCTTGCTGTGACTTCTTGTCCCACGCCCTCCAGGGGTACCCCATGTGCATGCTTTCTCATTCCTGCCCCCTGAGCCTTTGCCCCGGCTCTCCCTCTCTGGAGCTCTCTGACCCATCATGGCACATTTCCAATGGGCCTTCCTAGACTGTGTTCCCCGAGGACAGGATCTCCGTCAGATTTACCTCTTACTCCACAGAGCttgcaatatttattttgtgaatttgattaTGGAAAAATCTTTCTAAAGTGACATGTTCTGTAAAAAGAATGTGTAAAGTTTAAGTGTTGCCTCGTCTAATAATTTTTTAGTCCTTTAACTGAGGGACAGTGAGGAGAGAGTGATGGCACAGATCGGAAGTGTACAGTGCAGCGAGTTCTGGCAATGAATTGaatttgaatgaaatgaatttGAGTCACCCATGTGACTCAAACCCCAAGCAAAACACAGCACAGTTTTTATCACCTCTGAAAGTTTTCTCATATCCCTCTCAGACATTCCTTCTGTCCGAGGGGCAATTAAAATTCCTACTTCTATCCCCAAAGATTAGTTTTTCCTGACCTTTGATTTCATATACTTAGGGTCGCTCAATGTACTCTTGTGTTCCTACCTTgtgtcactcagcataatatttttaGGACTCACCCAGGCCACGGCATTGCATACTATCAGGAGTTTGTCCTTTTGATGAAGCTGAGTACTGTTTCCACTGTACGGGTGGACcactctttactttctttttttttttttttttcactctttactTTCATATTGACAGATGTCTGTGTAGTATTTCGTTACTGGTTATTTTGAATAAAGATACTGCGACCATTCTTATTCAAATCTTTTTCTggatacatgtttttatttctctcgGATAAATAACCTGAAGTGGTATTGCCGGGTCACAGAAAGATGTGTGCTTGACTCTGAGAAATTCTTAAGCTCTTTTCTAAAGTGACTGTGCTATTGCACATCCCCCCAGCCATGTCTGAAAGTACCAGTTGCTCCAAATCCTTCCTAACAAACATTGCCAGTCCTTtgaattttagtcattctaatgagTATAAAGTGGTAGctcattgtgttttaatttgcatttccaaagtGACTTATGAAATtggcatctttccatgtgcttgttggctacttgtatttttttttgaagtgtctAAATTTTGCCCACTTTTATtaagtgtttcctttttcttttttaagtgtttcccttttttgttattgatttgtaggagttttTATTTGTGCCGAATGAGTCTTTCCTTAATTATGTGTGTTATAAATATTCACCCGGTTGGTGGCTTGcctattcatttttaatgaatcTTGTATTTTAGAGCACTTTCAGATTTATGGAAAAATTTCACAGAAAGTACAGAGGGTTCCCATATACTCCCTCTTCCCatacccccccacccacccccccacacacagttTCTCCTATCACTAGAACCCTCCATTAATTTGGCACACTTATTAAAATTGACGCATCAATACAGATACATTATTATAAACTGAAGTCCATAGTTGACTTGAGATTTCTTGTATAGCTCAATAGATTTGACAAATGCAcaatatataatatcatatagaGTAGTTTCTCTGCCCcagaaatgaattgaataaggtttttttaaaatttattattatttattctggtTCAGGTTCTCTGAGCTTCCCGAATCTGTGATTTGGTGcctgcaaataatttaaaaagctcttGGCCACTATTATTTCAAATACatcttccattcctttctttctcctctttctgagATCCCTATGCTATATATCCTATACCTTTTGTCATCATCCCATAGCTCTCAAACACTCCTTTCCATgttttgtctttccttctctttgcttttcagtttgggaagtttcTAGTAAGTTATCTTGAGGCtcactgattctttgaaaaactgTAGCTAGTCTACTGATGAGACCATCAAGGGCATTCTTCACTTATGTTTTTCATTCTtcacaatgtttttatttttaacatttcctttttcttagacTCTCCATCTTTCTGCTTATAGTGTTCGTCTGCTCTTGCATATTGCCCACTTTTTCCATTAGAttccttagcatattaatcacagttattttaaattctcaatcTTATAATTCCAGATTCTTGGCCATGTCCTAAATTCTTTACATCTTATATGAGGAATAAGTTGATCCTGTTGTTAATACTGATAAGTTAAAACACAGAAATACTAGTTTACTAATCAAATCTATAATTAATAAAAGATGTGGaagaaatgtagaagaaaaacctaaataaatcATTGCTTCTGGAGAATAGGATTCAGGAAGTCTTTTGTGGTTTATTGGGCACACTTTTATGTCAactggaaagaaaatgtaaatccaCATGTGTCACTAACTATGACAATGAAAAAGTATGGAATGGGCCATGGAGGGCCTTGAATGACAAGTGAGGAGAGTGTGCTTTATTCTTAGTTGTGAAACCTCCTCACACAGGCTCATATTGCTTGCCATTGCTACCCAGGCACACAGTTGGCAGCAAATGCCACAAAACAACACTCCCTTGTAGGCATGGGCACCGGATGGGCTGGGATGGGCAGAAGTTGAGAGATAGGAGTAGAGTCAGATCAAATGTTGAGAAACATCTCATGAGCGATCATGACTCGGAGAACCCCACACTCTCACTTGCCAGCAGATCTCTGGACAGGAAATCACGAGGGCTGTTTAGCACCTCGATAAGCCTTACTACAGCTCCAGGCTTCACCCCTGCTCCTGTTGGCACCTCTCCACGGCAGAGAAGTGTCCCGTAGTGGCAGTCAGTCGCAGCACACTTTCTCTTCGGCACAGATCAGCTTGTCACCTCCTGCAAAAAGAATGGAGGAAAGGCACCTCGATCAAGTATTTATTTCCAAAACCACCGTTAGGCTTTTCCTCCTAGTTCACACCCATGTAACTTGATCTGGGAGTGAAGTATTCAGAGGCTCCAACAGGAAAAGACCTTCTGCCACTTTGTGTCCGGGCAGCCTCAACTGTGGAAATCGGAATTAGTACATCCACCTTGTTTCCCCCCTTAGACCCTTGTTCCTTTTGCTCCTCCATCCCAACAATTCAAATTGTGCTGTCATGGTGAGAAATCTGTTGCTTTCCTTAATTTAGGGAGCAAGATTGGGAACACGCACGCATCCCAAAGCTAAAGTGCTGTGAATAACCTAGTCATCTGTTTTACTTGCTTTTTGAAATTTACGTTCCTTTCAGTATCTCTCAGGATGCCAGCAGAAAACAGATGGCTTAAAATGGGATAATTCAGAAGAGTTTAATTAAGGTACAATCTACCAATATGGACAGATTTAGAGAAGATTACATGAGATGGTGACCACCACCCCCTAAGGAAAGTAATAGGAGGAGCCTTAAAATCACTAGGCTTGAAAGACAAGGGGATCAGAACTCAGACAAGTTACCAGAACTCGGGAGGGCTGTGGCTGTAGGTGTAGTTGGAGCTGTGGCTGTAGGAAAGGCCATTAGACCAGGGTGAAGCCCTTAGGCAGGGTAACACCTCCACTGTTAACTCACAGCCTGGCAGAGAGAAAAAGCTAGAAAGCCACAAACCCCCAAtcgccctcctcctgccctccagctccagtctgtgtctccctttggctgaaagcaacacagagagagagggaacccATGGATGAGGACTCTGAGGACACAGAGGAGGGTAAGAAGATGGAAATGAGATTTGATGGCAAATGAAGAAAATCCATCTCTTCTAATAGCCTCCTCACAGTTGGCATTTCCTGggactttctctctgtgtgtgattgGATCAATTCCTCATGGTACTCCTCAGAATTTGATTGTTTAATGTCACTTCTTGGGAATAATCTCTCTTGGGAATTATCAACATAGATGCTTTGAGAATGGAATgtattggcttttcttttttttaagaagatgggGGTACATAGGTATTTATAAGAGCTTTGACCTTATGATTTTTGTTGCTTTAGAAAGCTACCCATTATAATAGTGACTTAAGCAAGAGAGGTTACCAGGACTGAACTGGTCTCCACGGCATCAGACACAGAGTGTTTCACACTTAATGCTACGCATCCCTGGAGGTGGCTCTACATGGCTCTTGGACATTTTAGTTTTCCACCCAGAggtgagaaaaaggaaagacacaACCCAGGAATTGGTAACATTGCTTCTGCTCACTTCCCATTGGCCAACGCCAAGTTCCATGGCGCCATCCAGCATTAAGGTGGGCTGGGATTAGGATCCTTTTTCTAGTCTAAAactcacagaattaaaaaaaaaaaaaaaaaaaaaaaaaaacctcacagaaTTCTTATGTGAAAGAGGAGGGAAATGGATATTTGGATCAACTAGCAGTTTCTATACCCCTGAATCTGTCTCACATTCTGAGCTCACATGGGGTATCTTGGGAGGAGCTTCTCTCATAATGACTGATGTGGCAGAGAATGATGGGAAAGCCTCAGGCAGGACTCCGGGAAACCAAGGCTGATATCAGCCCTGCTATTCACAATGTGATCTCAGAAAAATCCCTTTGACTTTTTAAGCCTCAACTTTTTCCCGTGTTAAATGAGGATATTAGAAGAGATGGTCTCTAAGGGACATGCACTGGATGCTGGGGACATCGTAGTGAACAACATCAACCTTGTTTGATGAAACTAGGAAACCTAAGCAGGTCTAGGCATTACAACCTTTGAGTTTAAgggagatgaagaaaataaaaagacaaacaaattaGAGCTTCAAATTGTGTCCAGTTCCGTAAGTAAAAACGCCATGGTGCCCTGATGGAGGACAGCAGAGCTTGTGGTTTTCCTCCATCTCCTCAGGCCAACTAGGGCTGCAGGAACTAAGAGTGATGGGTAACACAGTCCACGATGCTAACTCTGTGGCCCAGTGGGGCCCACCTGCTTCCATGCTGTTACTCCTGCCCTGTGTAGCCCTGGCCAGTCAGGACTGATGGGGACTTTTTAGAGGCAAAAAGGGCCTACTGGGTGTTGTGGTTGGTTCTCAGCTGTCCTCTACCCACTCTTCTTTTTTCCATATCGGAGGGCTTCACTTCCTTGCTGTTTACGCAGTTTGCCTATTCTAGTTAATAAAACACACAAGTAGTTGCCATTCTAGATTTGTCCCTGAGAGTTACTTGCTTCTTCCCTGCGCTACCTTCCATATGCAGTGGACATATCACCCTGGTCGTGGGGCTGCAGGGCTTAGGAAGGGTAAGGACTTGACACAGACCTCTACGTGGATTTGTTACCAAAATCCAAGTTCAGCAGCTTGCCACTAGAAAGCCAGTACTCAAGAGGTAAGTGTTGGTTGAAAAGGAAAGGTTGCTCTATTCAGGAGGCCAGCACCCTGGGGAGATCAAGAACTGACGTTCAAATCATCCCTGAGATTCTGGGCTAAGGATTAagcaggtttgtttgtttgtttgtttgtttgtttgtttgtttgtttattgagagagagagcactcatgCACACTTGAgtagtggggagagagagaaccccaagcagactccctgcccagtaCAAAGACCCACAGGGGGTCCAATCCCGCACCCCGAGACCACTACCCCATGAccaagatctgagccaaaatcaagagtctaatgctcaactgactatgccAGCTAGGATCCCCTTAAGTGAggtttttaaagaggaaattcaGGGTAGGAGATTACATGCATATTGATGAAAAGGGTTGAGAAATGTATGACTATTCATGAGGAGAGGTGGAGCATGCACATTGAGCAAACAATGTAACACATCTGTGTTCACTTTGGGGTGAAAACAACATCTGAAAGAAGCAAAATTCAGCCGCTCACTCAGGAAGTTATCTTAGGACAAGGGGAAGGGGCTATGGGCAAGCTCAGAGAGACAGTATAAACTGGACGGGGTCCTAGGCTCCTTATCTCAGGTAAGGAATGCAAGGCCTTGCTTGTTCCTAGGCTGGAACCATGTCAGTTGAATTTGAGTTAAGGCTTCTACAGAGTATGACCTAAAGCATGATTTCCTCTCTCCTTGATGGGTGGTTCTCTTTCAGTCCCTGAGATTATCCCTTGTTCATGCCTAAGCCTTCTGACTTCCTGGCCCTGAGCAGAAGCCATTGTCCCAGAGCAGAAGTAATGCTGGGCCCAGATTCCTGTTGTCATCCCACACAGCCTGTCCAGATATatctcctcctgcctccagggGACATGTCATGGCCTAGGGCAGTCAGTGGGGATATTTGGATCACAGAACATTTCCATGTCAGTAGAAGGTCTGTGTTGCAGTAGAGAGCCCAGGCTTTAAAGTTGGAGAGAACTGCGTTTGGGTTCAGGTTCCAAGACTCCAAAGCTGTGTAGCCTTCAATATGTATCTTAATCTCTGTGAACCTTCATTCCCTCCTCTGTAACATGAAGGCAGTAATTTCCATGTCTTCGGGTGGCCCTGAGAATCCATGAGCATACAGCAGGTCctcaagttttgtttgttttcccaggGATATCAGTGGAGGATGCCCCTGGGAGTACATTCAGGTCAGTGATGAAGAGTCTCAGAAACGACTTTGAGAGTCAACACTGCCCTGTCAGACTTGGCAATCACCCACTCTTCTCTCAACCTCGTGCCTCCAGAATGCCTCAGTGATTCCTCAAAGTCTTCAAATTGATGGTTTTTAATATGGCTTTTCCAGTTTTTCTCAGAGAAAGTATTAATCTTCTGAATCTTCcctatcaaatgctttttctttctttttcttttctttttggcaaaTTTTCCCTGCATTGGAAGAGATCGCTGTCCAAAAATCATAAAACCCTTGTTCATAATTGTTTGCTGATAGTATAGGAAAAGAAGAACCCTTATTTTT belongs to Canis lupus baileyi chromosome 23, mCanLup2.hap1, whole genome shotgun sequence and includes:
- the MRGPRX2 gene encoding mas-related G-protein coupled receptor member X2; translated protein: MVIKYTVKISTGSSLVYKSNLYNKLPAPCEQGHASSFSQVIHIPPGCIILRVPSWTLEAPISEKSESFPVSLHLRAKGFPCSQQPASDPEGLGNWEVKTKLQRPCGIPGKEREDPDDHDEHFLTVLELLPHAKPSLVSLSTPPLSHHKAAILLTLQSQSSSPGGDEARDWNTSGGFLSIDPTGPAWESTFTPKNASDQPFLQTPNVQTVITASLSLTFALGGLAGNVIVLWFLGFRMRRNAFSVYILNLAGADFLYLSFQTVYSLEQLVNFHSTPLAIPSFFTTVWTFAYIASLSILSAISLERCLSALCPIWYRCHRPKHTSAVMCALLWALSLLLSILEGQYCGFLFLDLDYGWCRAFDFITATWLIFLFVLLSGSSLALLTRLLCSSQRVPLTRLYVTVVLTVLAFLLCGLPFGIHWFLLFWIQTRSHVILWHLYLVALVLSCVNSCANPVIYFFVGSFRQRWPRRQKTLKMVLQRALQDVTGGDDSEVSSPQEHLEMSGNSLVF